The following coding sequences lie in one Hydrogenimonas thermophila genomic window:
- a CDS encoding N-acetylneuraminate synthase family protein — MKILELFNTHNYCSNKIIRPYIIAEAGVNYEGSMELAKRLIDEAKEGGANSIKFQSYKAHTLASKHSPAYWDTTKEPTKSQYELFKKHDSFWKKEFEELKKYCDTVGIEFLSTPFDIESANFLNDLMDVYKISSSDITNKPFIEYICKFGKPILLSTGASDFYEIAQAYQWIHRHNIPLALLHCVLNYPTPDKNANLGMIKGLYSHFGKDCIIGYSDHTLPNSMKNLEIATLLGAIIIEKHFTFDKTLPGNDHYHAMDKEDLKQFHKRLDTLFEIIGSFELESITDEEPARKNARRSLVAARNISKGKIIEEEDLTFKRPAHGISPQFIDDVVGKQASVYIEEDTPLTWNMINV, encoded by the coding sequence ATGAAAATTTTAGAACTTTTTAACACTCATAACTATTGTAGTAATAAAATAATTCGTCCATATATAATAGCAGAAGCTGGTGTTAATTATGAAGGCAGCATGGAGTTGGCAAAAAGGCTTATTGATGAAGCCAAAGAAGGTGGTGCTAATTCTATTAAATTTCAAAGTTATAAAGCTCATACATTAGCTTCAAAACACTCTCCGGCTTATTGGGATACAACAAAAGAGCCAACAAAAAGTCAATATGAACTTTTTAAAAAACATGATAGCTTTTGGAAAAAGGAGTTTGAAGAACTAAAAAAATATTGTGATACAGTAGGTATAGAGTTTTTATCAACCCCTTTTGATATTGAGTCAGCCAATTTTTTAAATGATTTAATGGATGTTTATAAAATATCTTCTTCAGATATAACTAATAAACCTTTTATAGAGTATATTTGTAAATTTGGAAAACCTATTTTACTTTCAACAGGTGCAAGTGATTTTTATGAAATTGCACAAGCTTATCAATGGATACATCGTCATAACATTCCATTAGCACTTTTACATTGTGTATTAAACTATCCTACACCAGATAAAAATGCAAATCTTGGTATGATAAAAGGACTTTATAGTCATTTTGGCAAAGACTGTATTATAGGGTATTCTGATCATACCTTACCAAACTCAATGAAAAATCTTGAAATTGCTACATTATTAGGTGCCATAATCATAGAAAAACATTTTACTTTTGATAAAACTCTTCCTGGGAATGATCATTACCACGCAATGGATAAAGAGGATTTAAAGCAGTTCCATAAAAGATTAGATACGCTTTTTGAAATTATTGGTTCATTTGAGCTTGAATCAATAACTGATGAAGAGCCTGCTCGTAAAAATGCAAGACGAAGTTTAGTAGCTGCTAGAAATATTTCGAAGGGTAAAATAATAGAGGAAGAAGATTTGACATTTAAACGTCCAGCACATGGTATCTCTCCTCAGTTTATTGATGATGTAGTTGGGAAACAGGCAAGTGTTTATATTGAAGAAGATACACCTCTTACCTGGAATATGATAAATGTCTAA
- a CDS encoding cytidylyltransferase domain-containing protein, giving the protein MNGFGSIEDGKSSILKFIKRLDVSNVLIIIPARGGSKGIPRKNLRNLAGKPLIKYSIDTALNSKYRPDVVVSSDDDEILSITKKSGAIPFKRDKDNATDKSTLDPVIYEVYTAMKDKSKKNYDIVVTMQPTSPLLKTSTLDRAIEKILTSQTIDTIISAIDDTHLTWKKVDGKYLPNYEKRLNRQYLTPIYKETGGFLITKSKFISPNNRIGKSVDLFLLESSEAIDIDTYEDWNICEFYLKRKKILFVVSGYPEIGLGHVYNTLIVANDILNHDLKFLVDNKSQLAYDIVNSKNYPVYIQKYDNIIDDILELSPDVIINDCLDTDSTYIKSLKQHNISVINFEDLGSGAEYADLVINAIYPEKMILPNHYYGPDYVLLRDEFILSAKHKVTESVTNVLVAFGGVDPNNYTYKVIKSIYDYCIDKEITIHVVTGFGYDKYESLKPFDRVKIHKNVKNISDYMVMANIAFISAGRTVFEIASIGTPSIVLAQNERELKHFFASESNGFLNLGLGTQVSNQDILSHFKILVESTSTRQYMQNLMHKHDLIGGRKRVNLLINQFLEKL; this is encoded by the coding sequence ATGAATGGTTTTGGCAGCATAGAAGATGGAAAGAGTTCTATCCTGAAATTTATAAAAAGGCTTGATGTGAGTAATGTTTTAATAATTATACCTGCAAGAGGCGGTTCTAAAGGAATACCAAGAAAAAATTTACGAAATCTTGCAGGAAAACCACTTATAAAATATTCAATAGACACAGCTTTAAATTCTAAGTATCGTCCAGATGTTGTTGTTTCAAGTGATGACGATGAAATTTTATCAATTACAAAAAAAAGTGGTGCTATTCCTTTTAAACGAGACAAGGATAATGCAACAGATAAATCTACATTAGATCCAGTGATTTATGAAGTCTATACTGCAATGAAAGATAAATCAAAAAAAAACTATGATATTGTCGTTACTATGCAACCAACATCTCCTTTGTTAAAAACTTCTACACTTGATAGAGCAATTGAGAAAATATTAACTTCTCAAACAATAGATACTATTATCTCAGCTATAGATGATACTCATCTTACTTGGAAAAAAGTAGATGGGAAATATTTACCAAATTATGAAAAACGGCTTAATAGGCAATACTTAACACCAATTTATAAAGAAACAGGAGGATTTTTAATAACAAAAAGTAAATTCATTTCACCAAATAATCGCATTGGAAAAAGTGTTGATTTATTTTTACTCGAAAGTTCTGAAGCTATAGATATAGATACATATGAAGATTGGAACATTTGTGAATTTTATTTAAAACGTAAGAAAATACTTTTTGTTGTTTCTGGCTATCCTGAAATTGGATTGGGACATGTGTATAATACGCTTATAGTTGCAAATGATATATTAAATCATGATTTAAAGTTTTTAGTTGACAATAAAAGTCAGCTTGCATATGATATTGTAAATAGTAAAAATTATCCAGTTTACATACAAAAATATGATAATATCATTGATGATATTTTAGAACTTAGTCCTGATGTAATTATAAATGATTGTTTAGATACAGATAGTACCTACATTAAAAGTTTAAAACAACATAATATTAGTGTCATAAACTTTGAAGATCTTGGCTCTGGTGCAGAGTATGCAGACCTTGTTATTAATGCTATCTATCCTGAAAAAATGATTCTGCCAAATCACTACTATGGACCAGATTATGTTCTTCTAAGAGATGAGTTTATTCTTTCTGCCAAACATAAAGTCACTGAAAGTGTAACTAATGTTTTAGTAGCATTTGGTGGGGTTGATCCAAATAATTATACTTATAAAGTAATTAAATCAATTTATGACTATTGTATTGATAAAGAGATAACTATACACGTAGTTACTGGATTTGGATATGATAAATATGAATCTCTTAAACCTTTTGATAGAGTTAAAATACATAAAAATGTAAAAAATATTTCTGATTATATGGTTATGGCTAATATTGCTTTTATATCAGCAGGTAGAACAGTATTTGAAATAGCATCTATTGGAACGCCAAGTATTGTTTTAGCTCAAAATGAGAGAGAACTAAAACACTTTTTTGCATCTGAATCTAATGGCTTTCTTAATTTAGGACTTGGAACACAAGTCTCAAATCAAGATATTCTTTCTCATTTTAAAATACTTGTTGAATCAACATCAACTAGACAGTATATGCAAAATCTAATGCATAAACATGATTTAATTGGTGGTCGTAAGCGAGTTAACCTACTTATTAATCAATTTTTGGAGAAATTATGA